The following proteins come from a genomic window of Nostoc sp. KVJ3:
- a CDS encoding DUF6985 domain-containing protein encodes MMESPRSYYDAEFGQMTLEDNYWTLAQCAVLGDRRVRICVDFEQGQIGELSLLQREAIRQALALPPDVLRITAPLVLQNYDVYRDMIGDESMPLLANPIQVWDQVTFSYIYVEYDLDIATFKLIAECDWEPEHGLEVRFRNGVADDADQIGETGR; translated from the coding sequence ATGATGGAATCCCCAAGAAGTTATTACGATGCTGAGTTTGGACAGATGACATTGGAAGATAACTACTGGACTTTAGCACAATGTGCTGTTTTGGGCGATCGCCGTGTACGGATTTGTGTGGATTTTGAACAGGGGCAGATTGGGGAACTTTCATTGCTTCAGCGTGAAGCTATTCGGCAGGCTCTAGCCTTGCCACCCGATGTGTTACGCATCACTGCTCCTCTGGTGCTGCAAAATTATGATGTATATCGTGACATGATTGGAGATGAGTCAATGCCACTGTTGGCTAATCCCATTCAGGTCTGGGATCAAGTCACTTTCTCATATATTTATGTGGAGTATGACTTAGATATTGCTACCTTTAAGTTGATAGCTGAGTGTGACTGGGAGCCAGAACACGGCTTAGAAGTACGCTTTCGCAATGGAGTAGCAGACGATGCAGATCAGATAGGTGAAACAGGACGGTAA